The Brassica napus cultivar Da-Ae chromosome C1, Da-Ae, whole genome shotgun sequence DNA segment tatatatcataattgtTGTTTCTTAAAGCACACATCTAATACAAAAAGAAGAGATAATCCACTCACAAAAATCACCAAAAAGTATAGTTTTGAtcatgagaagaaaaaaaaaatattaaggatTGTATCTTCTAATCCTATTCTTCCTCAATGATCAGCAAAATATATAATCTCAAtcttgtggtggtgttgtggaTGTGCTTTAAGTTAAAGCTTGGTATTTGGAAACCTGAAATGAAAGAGACAAAGAAAAGTTAAATCATGTTATAAACTTATAAGGAAGTAAAGAGGTAACTATAACTTCACAAACCCACCAaaactaattacaaaaaaaagaaacaattgcAAGTCATTAGTTATTCACAGTAGAAAATTCACAAGATAAACAAAGATAACAAATATGACGTTCTTGGTACCTTAGTTtaccctttttattattaaaaactttttaatgGACCAAAATTGTGTACAAAAATAATATGGTAATTTTTTTAGCCCAAACGTTTTACTTATTCTACGTCCGTACGTATAATGTTAAAATACGGACTAGGCGGGCATAACTCGGTCTAATGTAGAATGCAACTGTATTGGTTCAACTCGCCACGGTGAACCTACGTTTAGCGAGTACGCGACCGATTAAGCGGCTAGGCACCCGCGTTTTAGAACAGAGGTTCTAAATAGTCACACATGCAGTATTGTCTTTTCTCTACGTTTAATCGTCAAAATGTATTAAATCTTTTATCATCTCAATTTAATTAACTGAATGATAGTAGGTTGATAATGGTATCAGAACTCAGAAGTAAATGTTACTGTTGAGTTATGTGTATAAACTCAATAAAAGAAGATTTAATCCTACGACTTTCAAGAAAATCTCCTGCAAAGATTTAATGTAGCTTACATGTGGACGTAAGTCTATGTTGTATACCAATCACAAGATTTGAAGAAGAATACTAACTTCAAAGAATAATAGAAGAACGACAAACCCTTATTATAGTAAACATTCATTTGGCACTACTTTAGAAACTACATAATTTTAGTTGTACGTAATTGTAAATCGACCGCTTCATTCGACAGACTATGACAAATAAATCTGTTGACGACATTAAATCGGACAGAAAAATATACCGGTTCAAACAAATGTGCTGTGATTCAAAAGTCTGCTACCAAATACACGTCGGATATAAATTCGACAACAGATTTAATTACTAGATTTATACCATGATagatttgtttatttgttaaataaatCTGTCGTCGGAAATTTGCCAAAAAATTTAATGGCTTTTTTGTAATATACATTTTTCATAACAGCTGTTAGAAAAGGCATTTTCGAccataaaaatagtttagtaatttCAAACTTTTGTGCATTATTCTAGTAATTACTGAACTAATTTGactaattttagtaaatttccctatatttatctatttatctCCACATAGGCATAGGCAGACACGTCAGAAAGTCGTACGTCGAGCGTGTGACACGTGTCCAATTCGGCAATACGCACCGTTTCATTTATTTTGCGAATTGTTTGTGCGGGCTTTGTTATTATCGTGGGTCTCATGTTTGGATGAAGAGACATCTAGACAGCCCGATAGGGGTCGACCCTAATCTTCTCTTTTGGCCGTCTCCTCGAACTTTTCATCTTCTCTATTCGTTTTATTGCGAGCGACGTCTGATCTCCATCTCCATCCCTGAAACGGTTGCTGTTACGAATTCTCCATGTTAAATCCCTTATTGATCCTATCAACCACGATATAGCTTTGAATGCGCTATTTTCTTTAGCTAGGCGGTGTATCGGCAAGTATAAAAAGGTAATCATTCTTCCTCTCGAGAAATCATCTTCTTATCAATATGTTCAAACAACGAAAGAAACTTTTTCTAAGAGATGATCTTGgtgaatttttaatcaattattttgTTTCACCTATTTGGGAGATGATTTCGCTGacagtttgttttgtttctgtttttttttacgtttgCAGGCACATTGATAGTCGCTGTTTTCCTTCTTCGCCTTCACCGTCAATCATCGCCGCTCCTCTGACCGGTtagttctcttcttctcttagTGGAGCACAATATATATCATACTTGATATATACTGAGATTTTGTTTCGATTAGACTGCATTTTCCGCTAGATTGAGAAATTCGAGTCTGTGTTTTAGATGAGTAGTTGGGGTCTCTTCAGTTGGTTCAAAGTATATGGCTGCTTCAATCTCAATAATACCTATTCACACTGTTTTATCTTTGGCAGCTTTAGTACGCAACAGCGGTAATATCTCAGTTTCTAAGCTCTTTCTTATATGCAAGAACATGaacctttttttctttgatcTCTAATTACTTCTATGTTTCTTTGGAACAGCGAATGCATCTGGAAATTGTTTAACCTCTTTTCCATGTCATCTCAAGGTCGATGGTAAGAGGTGAAAATCTTGATCTTTGTATCTTTGCATTTTTCGGATAATCATTCTGaatcttgatatatatatatatatatataccttctgATCTGCGTCGATGCTAAGGTGTTCGTTCTTGAATCTCATTAACatcttattttaaaactatttctGGCGTTTAACTTATAATTATTCAAGACTATGTATTTAGATATTTATGGAAACTACTTTGAATTATAAATCTTGAACCCGTTTGTTGATTTGGTATTTTAACACATGTGTTTCAGTCAATATTTATGCAAGCCAACCGTCAATGTCAACTCCTTGGTACTTCTCACCTATTTGAAGGCTGGCTGTCATAACTACGTCGAGGTCCGTATCCTAAGCTTCTGGGAAGCAAGGAATGTGAAGCACAAAGGCGAGCTTATGGGGCTGACATGCTCCTCCTTGACCCAAAGGTAACTCTGGCTTTAGATCTTTAAATATTCGGGAGATTATTATTGTTCAGTTTGTTGATTCTGTTTCACTTTTTTCATGTCTTGATTGTCTCCCAATAGCTTCGTTTGTTTTTTTGGATCAGTAGCTTCAGTTTAGCTTAATCTCACTCCTTTATCTCCTACTTTTCTTCACTGTGAAATGGGGGTATGTACGGTCAATAGGTGGTGACGGAAACGATGGTGTTAGAACGACCAGACAGTAAGTCGCATAGATTTTACTGTGAAGTAAGCGCCAGTGAGGTTTTTAGTCTCATCCTGGCCAGAAGCTCCCACGTCTCCTCCTTCGTACCTCAAGGCGGCTCTCTCCGCATCATCCAAATCAAACTATTGCGTCCTTCCAATAATCTCTTGCTCGGGCATGTATGTACACTCATCTCAAGGTATTATCACTTACTCTCCTGCAACTCTGCTGTTTCACATGGCATTTTGTTCTGTCATATGAATAATATTGTTCCGAATCCTCAGGGTTTGGCTCCCGACAACTCTGAACCATTACTCGATGGAGCCACTGTTAGCTATTGTGTCAGAGAGACGTAATGTTGCAGTGCCATCCACGTTCTACAGAAGAAGAAATATTCCAAATATCTGTCAAGAGATTGAGTTGGTGGAATTGTGGACAAATCCCTGAAGCTCTAAGTAGTATGCCTAATGTATATTCATCCCTCATCGTGTATAAGATTCTGCAGCTTAGTAAAAATGAGAAAGATAATCTCTTGCTAGTAACCTGAAGCAACTTCAAGTGgtctcattaaaaaaaaaactctggcCTCAGCATCTACCAAGTTGACCAAGAATGCCCGCCAAGGTGGAGTATGCAATATCGACGTTAGTACTTTTTATGTAACCACATCgttgttgtctttttttttcaatatatgcAGCCCACATGATTCTAAAAACATCAAAAGATACATTAGTAGCTTCTTTAACTATTTGCTATGTTTTAGAGACAATCTTATATCCACGAGATATATCCTACTACCTTATTCATACAGCAACTTAAAAACATCATTAGTTTTAAGTTGTAACCTcataaaattattcatttatttgaCATAGCTCCAAAATATTTAATCgatatactataaattatacTAACATATGtagaaatacataaaaataat contains these protein-coding regions:
- the LOC106379719 gene encoding uncharacterized protein LOC106379719; the encoded protein is MLLLDPKVVTETMVLERPDSKSHRFYCEVSASEVFSLILARSSHVSSFVPQGGSLRIIQIKLLRPSNNLLLGHVCTLISRVWLPTTLNHYSMEPLLAIVSERRNVAVPSTFYRRRNIPNICQEIELVELWTNP